Proteins encoded within one genomic window of Amycolatopsis sp. 2-15:
- a CDS encoding arginase family protein yields the protein MARYGTQFGPDLPFLVVARCDWGDPATYPGADVVILGAPFDGGTSHRAGTRFGPQYIRQSCYLPADGSRPSLALRVDALRDLKVFDAGDVEMYSGDAERSVRSLQEAVHAVAAAGAIPLVLGGDHTIAWPDAAGVAQHLGQGRVSMLHFDAHADTGDIAFGSLVGHGQPMRRLIESAAVRGDRFLQLGLRGYWPARRRSTGWPRRACAPTR from the coding sequence ATGGCTCGTTACGGCACCCAGTTCGGCCCGGACCTCCCCTTCCTCGTCGTGGCGCGCTGCGACTGGGGCGATCCCGCCACCTACCCCGGCGCTGACGTCGTGATCCTCGGCGCGCCGTTCGACGGCGGCACCTCGCACCGCGCGGGCACCCGGTTCGGCCCGCAGTACATCCGGCAGAGCTGTTACCTGCCCGCCGACGGTTCACGTCCGTCGCTCGCCCTGCGCGTGGACGCGTTGCGAGACCTGAAGGTTTTCGACGCCGGCGACGTCGAGATGTACTCGGGCGACGCCGAACGCTCGGTGCGCTCGCTGCAGGAGGCCGTGCACGCGGTCGCCGCCGCGGGCGCGATCCCGCTCGTACTCGGCGGGGACCACACGATCGCGTGGCCGGACGCGGCCGGGGTGGCGCAGCACCTCGGCCAGGGGCGCGTGTCGATGCTGCACTTCGACGCGCACGCCGACACCGGCGACATCGCGTTCGGTTCGCTCGTGGGCCACGGCCAGCCGATGCGCCGGCTGATCGAGTCGGCTGCCGTGCGCGGTGACCGGTTCCTGCAGCTCGGCCTGCGCGGCTACTGGCCGGCCCGGAGACGCTCGACTGGATGGCCGCGCAGGGCATGCGCTCCTACGAGATGA
- a CDS encoding TetR family transcriptional regulator: protein MVTSDFQRARRPEHKEQRRDAILAAARALATRDGVRSVTLGDIAGEVGVHKSALLRYFETREEIYLHLTAECWHDWAAGLHAALDGTTDATPAEVADVIARTLDERPLFCDLLAHAPLTLERHVSLDSVRAFKLSTLEAVKDIAALFTRTLPGLGAAGGRHVVGAVTALAASFWQISHPPETLAQLYREDPRLGHGVVEFTPRLRRLTEAVLTGLISSADNA, encoded by the coding sequence GTGGTCACCTCCGACTTCCAGCGGGCGCGGCGCCCCGAGCACAAGGAGCAGCGCCGCGACGCGATCCTCGCCGCGGCGCGCGCGCTCGCGACCCGCGACGGGGTGCGGTCGGTGACACTCGGGGACATCGCCGGTGAAGTCGGTGTGCACAAGTCCGCGCTGCTGCGGTACTTCGAGACGCGCGAGGAGATCTACCTGCACCTCACGGCCGAGTGCTGGCATGACTGGGCCGCCGGGCTGCACGCGGCACTGGACGGGACCACCGACGCGACACCGGCGGAGGTCGCCGACGTCATCGCGCGCACGCTCGACGAACGGCCGTTGTTCTGCGACCTGCTCGCCCACGCGCCGCTGACCCTCGAACGGCACGTGTCACTGGACTCGGTGCGAGCGTTCAAGCTCTCCACGTTGGAAGCCGTCAAGGACATCGCCGCCCTCTTCACGCGAACGCTGCCCGGGCTGGGTGCGGCGGGCGGGCGTCACGTCGTCGGTGCCGTGACGGCGCTGGCCGCCTCGTTCTGGCAGATCTCGCACCCGCCCGAGACGCTCGCGCAGCTCTACCGCGAAGACCCGCGGCTGGGCCACGGCGTCGTCGAGTTCACGCCGCGGCTGCGCCGGCTCACGGAGGCCGTCCTCACCGGCCTGATCTCCTCAGCGGACAACGCGTAA
- a CDS encoding FUSC family protein, which yields MASALAVEYLVAKLTGADAMGTLTSMLLGAVVGMMGAMALGDGSRWVKTRTAAFFPVALGTGMTLGVLVGDNANLMLAVFVLVMFMSVYVRKFGGPFFFYGFMGWMGYFFAAFLHATFATLPSLLLAVVVASAWLLLLFVTVLKTNTTRTLRRVLRAFDARGRAVARACADLLANRDPKHEARLRRRLQRRQARLGDTALMVEGWSAQPGAVPRGRSAALLRRQMVDAHHLLDELATAADSLLRSGSGLTVLAAEVADRLARRDDRGASEVAYRLAGHAEGTGGAAGGWWPARHFAAAALEVVAVFDAAPKPEEIAAEPVDDFEPAVGLAFGNLPGSPAAAGDVLPRQSKWNPLARLDFITRQAVQSAIAGGLAILIGKELSSARYYWAVLAAFFMFTGTATRSETFIKGFNRVLGTLVGLLASVGFAELTAGNTAAVLVTICGAMFFGFYLIQISYAYMIFFVTIMVGQLYSVLNEFSAGLLLLRLEETAAGAVAGLVVAVLVIPLSTRDTVRNARNNLLTALGDILEAAAERLEHGKAVDLQPDFDALARALDHRRYQLALVARPLTRPILGGTDSPKLRHRLSLYAALATHGRALAVAVRWPEGACSAHPEGPVAACTALATAVAELAATPVGEPTTAVRGPLASADVALFAYTPAAPGGRAKDPVLRALSHLYLVLRDLTATGPADLRPAPGLVSPGPRLYRQIRAGLPPLPAPVPTSVPTSVPTREN from the coding sequence ATGGCCAGCGCTCTGGCGGTGGAGTACCTCGTCGCCAAGCTCACCGGCGCCGACGCCATGGGCACGCTCACCTCGATGCTGCTCGGCGCGGTCGTCGGGATGATGGGCGCGATGGCGCTCGGCGACGGCAGCCGGTGGGTCAAGACCCGCACGGCCGCGTTCTTCCCGGTCGCGCTCGGCACCGGCATGACACTCGGCGTGCTCGTCGGCGACAACGCCAACCTGATGCTGGCCGTGTTCGTGCTGGTGATGTTCATGTCGGTGTACGTCCGCAAGTTCGGCGGGCCGTTCTTCTTCTACGGCTTCATGGGCTGGATGGGCTACTTCTTCGCCGCGTTCCTCCACGCGACGTTCGCGACGCTGCCGAGCCTGCTGCTCGCCGTGGTCGTCGCGAGCGCGTGGCTGCTGCTGCTTTTCGTCACCGTGCTGAAGACCAACACCACGAGGACCCTTCGCCGGGTGCTGCGGGCGTTCGACGCGCGCGGCCGGGCCGTGGCGCGCGCGTGCGCCGACCTGCTGGCCAACCGCGACCCCAAGCATGAGGCGCGGTTGCGGCGCCGGCTGCAGCGGCGCCAGGCACGCCTGGGTGACACGGCGCTGATGGTCGAAGGCTGGTCGGCCCAGCCGGGCGCGGTGCCGCGCGGACGTTCGGCGGCGTTACTGCGCCGGCAGATGGTCGACGCGCACCACCTGCTCGACGAGCTCGCCACGGCCGCGGACTCGTTGCTGCGCAGCGGTTCGGGCCTCACCGTGCTCGCCGCCGAAGTGGCCGATCGCCTGGCCCGCCGCGACGACCGCGGCGCGAGCGAGGTCGCCTACCGGCTGGCGGGGCACGCCGAGGGCACCGGCGGTGCGGCGGGCGGCTGGTGGCCCGCGCGGCACTTCGCGGCGGCGGCCCTGGAAGTCGTGGCGGTGTTCGACGCCGCGCCGAAACCCGAGGAGATCGCGGCCGAACCGGTGGACGACTTCGAACCGGCCGTCGGGCTCGCGTTCGGCAACCTGCCCGGCTCGCCCGCCGCGGCGGGCGACGTGCTACCGCGGCAGTCGAAGTGGAACCCGTTGGCACGGCTGGACTTCATCACGCGCCAGGCGGTGCAGAGCGCGATCGCGGGCGGGCTCGCCATCCTCATCGGCAAGGAGCTGTCCTCGGCGCGCTACTACTGGGCCGTGCTGGCGGCGTTCTTCATGTTCACCGGCACGGCCACGCGCTCAGAGACGTTCATCAAGGGCTTCAACCGCGTGCTCGGGACGCTGGTGGGGCTGCTCGCGTCGGTCGGGTTCGCCGAGCTGACCGCGGGCAACACCGCCGCCGTGCTGGTCACGATCTGTGGCGCGATGTTCTTCGGCTTCTACCTGATCCAGATCTCGTACGCGTACATGATCTTCTTCGTCACGATCATGGTCGGGCAGCTCTACAGCGTGCTCAACGAGTTCTCCGCGGGACTGCTCCTGCTCAGACTCGAGGAGACCGCGGCCGGCGCCGTGGCGGGGCTGGTCGTCGCGGTGCTGGTGATCCCGCTGTCCACCCGGGACACCGTGCGCAACGCGCGGAACAACCTGCTGACGGCCCTCGGCGACATCCTCGAGGCCGCGGCCGAGCGCCTGGAGCACGGCAAGGCCGTGGACCTGCAGCCCGACTTCGACGCCCTCGCCCGCGCCCTGGACCACCGCCGTTACCAGCTCGCGCTCGTCGCGCGGCCGCTGACCCGGCCCATCCTGGGTGGCACGGATTCGCCGAAGCTGCGGCACCGGCTTTCGCTCTACGCGGCGCTGGCCACACACGGCCGCGCGCTCGCCGTCGCGGTCCGCTGGCCGGAAGGCGCGTGCAGCGCGCACCCGGAAGGCCCGGTCGCGGCGTGCACCGCGCTGGCGACGGCGGTGGCGGAACTGGCCGCGACGCCGGTGGGCGAGCCCACCACGGCGGTGCGCGGTCCACTGGCGAGCGCCGACGTGGCGTTGTTCGCGTACACGCCGGCCGCGCCGGGGGGTCGGGCGAAGGATCCGGTGTTGCGGGCGTTGAGCCACCTGTACCTGGTGCTGCGCGACCTGACGGCCACCGGGCCGGCCGACCTGCGTCCCGCACCGGGGCTCGTGTCGCCGGGGCCGCGGCTCTACCGGCAGATCCGGGCGGGCCTGCCGCCGCTGCCGGCCCCTGTGCCGACGTCCGTGCCGACCTCGGTGCCGACCCGGGAAAACTGA
- a CDS encoding serine/threonine-protein kinase codes for MDETEAPTLDRPDITGRLPRYRLLRQLAKTNMSEVFEAYDLVAQRPVALKVVGPEFVAEPGFRKRFERETSIALALDHPHIVASYNAGFSADGHFGYLAMQFVLGTNLARLIHRRGALSFEQTVAIGRGVGAALDAAHASNLVHRDVKPGNILLEDATGGVYLCDFGIARNLDLTRLTATGAFLGTMNYAAPEQREGRPVGAAADVYALACVLYECLSGSPPHHHADFAHPGVAALRRALDRDPAQRHRSCAELVDDLVATTRAAERAGRRKRRWQVAGIPAAALVVVALLVLWFTTGGSPGTADSTLARVPTALRDGCAAASQPVAGATATVTCRGASGQAATTALYATSQQVTAAYAEAVTRAGVDADQGDCATAAGGEHRYPATGPARGRVLCQDRDGTATVVWTDDQARTLTRAEAPDGAALRKAWAGWTDWAPAAFPTLDEKALLDVAAGSACRRAAPADLDAYPGAVAGITCTPQGTGARQVSYFRFAGLPALRSAFTGLVGAAKAPSGSGCPGGVFLGTTRFDWLSVDLGQVLCHPGPEGTVAMDWSLEAFSMIGHVTGSSTEAAGGWWSQWHLAPLSRIVSEVNTHATPAFPTDAERALLQHVPPQSRLNCVRPSADQKWQDLGAVNAVAAVACGRTSGAGLVVYYQLPDAATMRQVFNSTGDSDAACTSLPKDFSGDRPYSRGGRTGRLSCATEDPGGERVLKWTDDATGIETIAHRGNDPFALIDWWTHDAGPV; via the coding sequence GTGGACGAGACGGAAGCACCGACGCTCGACCGGCCGGACATCACCGGCCGGCTGCCCCGCTACCGGCTGCTGCGCCAGCTCGCCAAGACGAACATGAGCGAGGTCTTCGAGGCCTACGACCTCGTCGCGCAGCGGCCCGTGGCGCTCAAGGTCGTCGGGCCGGAGTTCGTGGCCGAGCCGGGGTTCCGCAAGCGCTTCGAGCGCGAGACGAGCATCGCGCTGGCCCTGGACCACCCGCACATCGTCGCGTCCTACAACGCCGGGTTCTCCGCCGACGGGCACTTCGGGTACCTCGCGATGCAGTTCGTGCTCGGCACGAACCTCGCGCGGCTCATCCACCGACGTGGGGCGCTGTCGTTCGAGCAGACCGTGGCGATCGGCCGCGGCGTCGGTGCGGCGCTGGACGCCGCGCACGCCAGCAACCTGGTGCACCGCGACGTGAAGCCGGGCAACATCCTGCTCGAAGACGCGACCGGTGGCGTGTACCTGTGCGACTTCGGCATCGCACGCAACCTCGACCTCACGCGGCTCACGGCCACCGGCGCGTTCCTGGGCACGATGAACTACGCGGCCCCGGAACAACGCGAGGGCCGGCCGGTCGGCGCGGCCGCCGACGTGTACGCGCTGGCGTGCGTGCTCTACGAATGCCTTTCCGGCAGTCCGCCGCACCACCACGCCGACTTCGCGCACCCTGGCGTCGCCGCGTTGCGCCGGGCCCTCGACCGGGATCCGGCCCAGCGGCACCGGAGCTGCGCGGAGCTCGTCGACGACCTCGTGGCCACGACCCGGGCCGCCGAACGGGCCGGGCGCCGCAAGCGCCGCTGGCAGGTGGCGGGCATCCCGGCCGCCGCGCTCGTGGTAGTGGCGTTGCTCGTGCTGTGGTTCACCACCGGCGGTTCGCCGGGCACCGCGGACTCGACACTGGCTCGCGTGCCCACCGCCCTGCGCGACGGGTGCGCCGCGGCGAGCCAGCCCGTGGCCGGCGCGACCGCCACGGTGACGTGCCGCGGCGCGTCCGGGCAGGCGGCGACCACGGCGCTCTACGCGACTTCGCAGCAGGTCACGGCCGCGTACGCCGAGGCCGTCACGCGCGCGGGAGTCGACGCGGACCAGGGCGACTGCGCGACCGCGGCCGGCGGCGAACACCGTTACCCCGCGACCGGGCCCGCGCGCGGGCGAGTGCTGTGCCAGGACCGCGACGGCACCGCCACCGTGGTCTGGACCGACGACCAGGCCCGCACCCTCACCCGCGCCGAAGCGCCCGACGGCGCCGCGCTGCGCAAGGCGTGGGCCGGCTGGACGGACTGGGCGCCCGCCGCGTTTCCCACCCTGGACGAAAAGGCTCTGCTCGACGTCGCCGCCGGCTCCGCGTGCCGGCGCGCGGCACCCGCGGACCTCGACGCGTATCCCGGTGCCGTCGCGGGGATCACGTGCACGCCGCAGGGCACGGGCGCGCGCCAGGTGTCGTACTTCCGGTTCGCCGGCTTGCCGGCGCTGCGCTCGGCGTTCACCGGTCTCGTCGGCGCGGCGAAGGCACCCAGCGGGAGCGGGTGCCCGGGCGGCGTTTTCCTCGGCACGACGCGGTTCGACTGGCTCAGCGTGGACCTCGGGCAGGTGCTGTGCCACCCCGGTCCCGAGGGCACGGTCGCGATGGACTGGAGCCTCGAGGCGTTCTCGATGATCGGCCACGTCACCGGTTCCTCGACTGAGGCCGCCGGCGGGTGGTGGTCGCAATGGCACCTCGCGCCCTTGAGCCGGATCGTGAGCGAGGTGAACACCCACGCCACGCCGGCGTTCCCCACCGACGCCGAGCGCGCGCTGCTGCAGCACGTGCCACCGCAGTCGCGGCTGAACTGCGTGCGCCCGTCCGCGGACCAGAAGTGGCAGGACCTCGGTGCGGTGAACGCGGTCGCCGCCGTCGCGTGTGGACGGACGAGCGGCGCCGGGCTGGTGGTCTACTACCAGCTGCCCGACGCCGCGACGATGCGGCAGGTGTTCAACAGCACCGGCGACAGCGACGCCGCGTGCACGAGCCTGCCGAAGGACTTCTCGGGCGACCGGCCGTATTCACGCGGCGGCCGCACGGGCCGGCTCTCCTGCGCGACCGAGGATCCCGGCGGCGAGCGTGTACTCAAGTGGACGGACGACGCGACGGGCATCGAGACGATCGCCCACCGCGGCAACGATCCGTTCGCGCTGATCGACTGGTGGACCCACGACGCCGGACCGGTGTGA
- a CDS encoding enolase C-terminal domain-like protein, with protein sequence MCPHFLMELHVSLTAAIPNGRYVEHIPQLRAITTAEMTIADGHAVAPETPGLGIPWNRDAMDERRVA encoded by the coding sequence GTGTGCCCGCACTTCCTGATGGAGCTGCACGTCAGCTTGACCGCCGCGATTCCCAACGGCCGCTACGTCGAGCACATCCCGCAGCTGCGCGCCATCACGACGGCCGAGATGACGATCGCCGACGGGCACGCCGTCGCCCCGGAGACGCCGGGCCTGGGCATCCCGTGGAACCGCGACGCGATGGACGAGCGCCGGGTGGCCTAG
- a CDS encoding MarR family winged helix-turn-helix transcriptional regulator yields the protein MIETTFAASKLADRLAETGDTLDVLELATAVLVRNFELLRRRTDAYAELDQAEYLLLRTLDELGAADVGTLAGALGLDPSTVGRQGSVLLGKGFVERSPSAADRRRSILTPTEEGRHRMRVTQSRRRNASAELLGDWSEEDLRSFGSLLSRYNKAVAQRYLTAPDD from the coding sequence GTGATCGAAACGACTTTCGCAGCCTCGAAGCTGGCGGATCGGCTCGCCGAGACCGGCGACACACTCGACGTGCTCGAACTGGCCACCGCGGTGCTCGTGCGCAACTTCGAGCTGCTGCGGCGGCGCACCGACGCCTACGCCGAACTGGACCAAGCGGAGTACCTGCTGCTGCGCACTTTGGACGAACTGGGTGCGGCGGACGTCGGAACGCTCGCCGGGGCACTCGGTCTAGACCCGTCCACCGTCGGCCGGCAGGGCTCGGTGCTGCTCGGCAAAGGATTCGTCGAGCGCAGCCCCTCGGCCGCCGACCGCCGGCGCAGCATCCTCACGCCGACGGAGGAGGGCCGTCACCGCATGCGCGTGACGCAGTCGCGCCGCCGCAACGCGTCCGCGGAGCTGCTCGGCGACTGGAGCGAAGAGGACCTGCGCTCCTTCGGCTCGCTGCTGAGCCGCTACAACAAGGCCGTCGCCCAGCGCTACCTCACAGCACCCGACGACTGA
- a CDS encoding dihydrofolate reductase family protein, which produces MGKLLYSAAMSLDGFIAGPGGDMQWVTEFFGPNPEIDRLVADIGSLLVGRRTYGGDDPYRGTEAEGKAFGGAWEGPQFVLTHRPAEPAPDVTFVDDLRHGVELAKAAAGEKYVNVLGATVARACLDAGLLDEILVSILPVLLGDGVRLFERPGGDPVRLERKSQTEAPLATNLWLRVVR; this is translated from the coding sequence ATGGGCAAGCTGCTCTACTCGGCGGCGATGTCGCTCGACGGGTTCATCGCGGGACCCGGCGGCGACATGCAGTGGGTCACGGAGTTCTTCGGTCCGAACCCGGAGATCGACCGGCTCGTGGCCGACATCGGCTCGCTGCTCGTCGGACGTCGCACGTACGGCGGCGACGACCCCTACCGCGGTACGGAAGCCGAGGGCAAAGCCTTCGGTGGGGCCTGGGAAGGACCGCAGTTCGTGCTCACGCACCGGCCCGCCGAGCCGGCGCCCGACGTGACGTTCGTCGACGACCTGCGCCACGGTGTCGAGCTGGCGAAGGCGGCCGCGGGGGAGAAATACGTGAACGTCCTCGGCGCGACCGTTGCTCGCGCGTGCCTCGATGCCGGGCTGCTGGACGAGATCCTCGTTTCGATCCTGCCTGTGCTGCTCGGCGACGGGGTCCGGCTGTTCGAGCGGCCCGGCGGCGATCCGGTTCGGCTCGAGCGGAAGTCGCAGACCGAAGCGCCGCTCGCGACGAACCTGTGGTTACGCGTTGTCCGCTGA
- a CDS encoding GntR family transcriptional regulator, which produces MARRKNPAVDLPEHPRLTLPPRTILRDSVYEALKSMLMDLDVAPGSRLSIDGIARRLDVSPTPVREALTKLESDGLVATRPNAGYVVAPVLDETELSHLFDVRVLLEPEAARLAAGAASKAAVAALRSACAAMTAQPAGDDYHAYRDFAVLDARLHRVIAEASGNPLIADTLARLHPHTHGYRLYFRVGIAAETTREHAAIVEAIASHDGPAAASAMRTHLDRSRARLHSAYDTGAEQSEED; this is translated from the coding sequence GTGGCGCGACGGAAGAACCCCGCGGTGGACCTGCCCGAACACCCGCGGCTGACCCTGCCGCCGCGCACCATCCTGCGCGACAGCGTGTACGAGGCGCTCAAGTCGATGCTCATGGACCTCGATGTCGCGCCCGGCAGCCGCCTGTCGATCGACGGCATCGCCCGCCGCCTCGACGTCTCGCCGACCCCCGTGCGCGAGGCCCTCACCAAGCTCGAGTCCGACGGCCTCGTCGCGACCCGGCCCAACGCCGGCTACGTCGTGGCCCCCGTCCTCGACGAGACCGAGCTGTCCCACCTGTTCGACGTCCGCGTCCTCCTGGAACCCGAGGCCGCCCGCCTCGCCGCCGGTGCCGCCTCGAAGGCCGCGGTCGCCGCCCTGCGCTCCGCCTGCGCCGCCATGACCGCCCAGCCCGCGGGCGACGACTACCACGCCTATCGCGACTTCGCCGTCCTCGACGCCCGCCTCCACCGCGTCATCGCGGAGGCCTCGGGCAACCCCCTGATCGCCGACACCCTCGCCCGCCTCCACCCCCACACCCACGGCTACCGCCTGTACTTCCGCGTCGGCATCGCCGCCGAAACGACCCGCGAACACGCGGCGATCGTCGAAGCCATCGCCTCGCACGACGGCCCGGCCGCGGCGTCCGCGATGCGAACGCACCTCGACCGCTCGCGCGCGCGGCTGCACAGCGCTTACGACACCGGGGCTGAGCAGTCCGAAGAGGACTGA
- a CDS encoding SDR family NAD(P)-dependent oxidoreductase, which produces MGKVWLVTGGSRGLGRAVVEEVLAAGNDVVASARNVDSLKDLDERYGDRLVRFPLDVTEPAQAEATVAAAVERFGRLDVVVNNAGYANMTSVEEVDLADFRAQVETVFFGTVHVTKAALPVFLAQRSGHFVQVTSVGGRGTAPGISAYQSAKFATEGFSGVLNDEVSGLGIKVTMAEPGLMRTDWSGPSMEIRSYKPEYEPTMGPLIEHLRSKRGIEPIDPAAVARVFLQVVEMAEPPLHLVLGSDAVGLMRTGMAKLMAEDERWAELGRSVDFAS; this is translated from the coding sequence ATGGGCAAGGTGTGGCTGGTCACGGGCGGCTCGCGCGGTCTGGGCCGGGCAGTGGTGGAGGAGGTCCTCGCTGCCGGTAACGACGTGGTGGCGTCGGCTCGCAACGTCGACTCTCTGAAGGACCTGGACGAGCGCTACGGCGACCGCCTGGTGCGCTTCCCGCTTGACGTGACGGAACCGGCACAGGCCGAAGCCACCGTCGCCGCGGCCGTGGAGCGGTTCGGGCGGCTCGACGTGGTGGTGAACAACGCGGGCTACGCGAACATGACCTCGGTCGAGGAGGTCGATCTGGCCGACTTCCGCGCGCAGGTGGAGACAGTGTTCTTCGGCACCGTGCACGTGACCAAGGCGGCGCTGCCGGTGTTCCTGGCCCAGCGCTCGGGCCACTTCGTCCAGGTCACGTCGGTCGGCGGCCGCGGCACCGCGCCCGGCATCTCGGCCTACCAGAGCGCGAAGTTCGCGACAGAGGGCTTCTCCGGGGTGCTGAACGACGAGGTGTCGGGCCTCGGGATCAAGGTCACCATGGCCGAGCCGGGCCTGATGCGCACGGACTGGTCCGGACCGTCGATGGAGATCCGGTCCTACAAGCCGGAGTACGAACCCACGATGGGCCCGCTGATCGAGCACCTGCGCAGCAAGCGGGGCATCGAGCCGATCGACCCCGCCGCGGTCGCGCGCGTGTTCCTCCAGGTCGTGGAGATGGCTGAGCCGCCGCTGCACCTGGTGCTCGGCAGCGACGCCGTCGGCCTGATGCGGACCGGGATGGCGAAGCTGATGGCGGAGGACGAGCGCTGGGCCGAGCTCGGCCGGTCCGTCGACTTCGCGAGCTGA
- a CDS encoding acyl-CoA synthetase, which produces MPSPFSAETGEAIQHARQHSVGDLLRRTAARYPDKLAVVDGERRLSFAEFDAAVNRCAHRLAERGLGKGDRLALLSHNCLQYVVLAFATARLGVVLVPVNFMLGADEIAYILGHAGVSGLVTEDALLATGAAALERAGLGDVVRGRLGGSAEGWEDWEDVNAWIDGPGDETDPGVAVADDDPLRLMYTSGTESRPKGVLLSSRSLIAQYVSCVIDGGMSADDVEVHSLPLYHCAQLDCFFSVDVYLGATSVILPGPDPAALLAAVERERATKLFAPPTVWISLLRHPAFDTTDLSSLRKGYYGASAMPVEVLRELARRLPDVEFWNFYGQTEMAPLATILRPHEQLPEAGSAGRASLNVETRIVDEDGRELPPGEIGEIVHRSPHATLGYYEDEEKTAAAFAGGWFHSGDLGVLDDEGYLSVVDRKKDMIKTGGENVASREVEEALYRLDGVAEVAVFGVAHPRWIEAVTAAVVPREGVELTAEAVLAHAREHLAGYKCPKYVVFTDALPKNPSGKIVKRALRDTHTDLAAGEQGAQSSGAVR; this is translated from the coding sequence ATGCCGAGCCCGTTCAGCGCCGAAACCGGCGAAGCGATCCAGCACGCGCGTCAGCACTCCGTCGGAGACCTCCTCCGGCGCACGGCCGCGCGGTACCCGGACAAGCTCGCCGTGGTCGACGGCGAGCGGCGGCTGAGCTTCGCGGAGTTCGACGCGGCCGTGAACCGCTGCGCCCACCGCCTCGCCGAGCGCGGCCTCGGCAAGGGCGACCGGCTCGCGCTGCTGAGCCACAACTGCCTGCAGTACGTGGTGCTGGCATTCGCGACGGCCCGGCTCGGCGTGGTGCTCGTGCCCGTCAACTTCATGCTCGGCGCCGACGAGATCGCCTACATCCTCGGCCACGCCGGGGTGTCCGGGCTGGTCACGGAAGACGCGCTGCTCGCCACCGGGGCCGCGGCGCTGGAGCGCGCCGGGCTCGGGGACGTGGTGCGCGGCCGCCTCGGCGGCAGCGCCGAAGGCTGGGAGGACTGGGAGGACGTCAACGCCTGGATCGACGGCCCGGGCGACGAGACCGACCCCGGTGTGGCCGTCGCCGACGACGACCCGCTGCGGCTGATGTACACCTCCGGCACCGAGTCGCGGCCGAAGGGTGTGCTGCTCTCGAGCCGTTCGCTGATCGCGCAGTACGTGTCCTGCGTGATCGACGGCGGCATGAGCGCCGACGACGTCGAGGTCCACTCGCTGCCCCTGTACCACTGCGCGCAGCTGGACTGTTTCTTCTCCGTGGACGTCTACCTCGGCGCCACCAGCGTGATCCTGCCCGGCCCGGACCCGGCAGCGCTACTGGCGGCCGTCGAGCGCGAGCGTGCCACGAAGCTGTTCGCGCCGCCGACGGTGTGGATCTCGCTGCTGCGCCACCCGGCGTTCGACACCACCGACCTCTCCAGCCTGCGCAAGGGGTACTACGGTGCGTCGGCGATGCCGGTCGAGGTGCTGCGCGAGCTGGCCCGGCGGCTGCCGGACGTCGAGTTCTGGAACTTCTACGGACAGACCGAGATGGCGCCGCTGGCCACGATCCTGCGCCCGCATGAGCAGCTGCCGGAGGCCGGCTCGGCGGGCCGCGCTTCCCTCAACGTCGAGACGCGCATCGTCGACGAGGACGGGCGCGAGCTGCCGCCGGGGGAGATCGGCGAGATCGTGCACCGCAGCCCGCACGCGACGCTCGGCTACTACGAGGACGAGGAGAAGACGGCCGCCGCGTTCGCGGGCGGCTGGTTCCACTCCGGCGACCTCGGCGTGCTCGACGACGAGGGTTACCTGTCCGTGGTGGACCGCAAGAAGGACATGATCAAGACCGGCGGTGAGAACGTGGCCAGCCGCGAGGTGGAGGAAGCCCTCTACCGCCTGGACGGTGTGGCCGAGGTCGCCGTGTTCGGCGTCGCGCACCCGCGGTGGATCGAAGCGGTGACGGCGGCCGTCGTCCCGCGCGAGGGCGTGGAGCTGACCGCCGAGGCAGTGCTCGCCCACGCGCGTGAGCACCTGGCCGGCTACAAGTGCCCGAAATACGTGGTCTTCACCGACGCGTTGCCGAAGAACCCGAGCGGGAAGATCGTGAAGCGCGCGTTGCGCGACACCCACACGGACCTGGCCGCGGGGGAGCAGGGCGCTCAGTCGTCGGGTGCTGTGAGGTAG